CATCACCACCACACATGGAGGGTCGGTTCATGAGGATCACCGTCACCGTCGACGGAGTCGACTACAGCGACGAGGTCGAACCCCGCACGCTGCTGGTACACCACCTACGCGAACGACTCGGCAAGACCGGCACCGTCGTCGGCTGCGACACCAGCAACTGCGGCGCGTGCACGGTCCACCTCGACGGCCACAGCGTGAAGTCGTGCGCCGTGCTCGCGGTGCAGGCCGACGGCCGCGAGGTCACCACCATCGAAGGGCTGGCCCGCGAGGGGAAGCTGCACCCGGTCCAGCAGGCGTTCCACCAGAACCACGCGCTCCAGTGCGGGTTCTGCACCCCCGGCATGATCATGCAGGCGATCGACCTGCTCGCGGACAACCCCGATCCCGACGAGGACGAGGTGCGGCACGGCCTGGAGGGCAACCTCTGCCGCTGCACCGGCTACCAGAACATCGTCCGCGCGGTCCGTGACGCGGCGCAGCAGATGCGCCCCGGCGCCGGTCCCGAAGCCGAGCGGGTGGACGAGACGAAGCTGGTCGGCCGCACCCCGACGCACGCGGGCGGTGGTGGGGAATGACCGCCACCGCCGACCCCGAGGCCGGTCGTGAAGTAGGCAAAGCCAGGCTGCGCAAGGAAGACGCCCGGCTGATCACCGGCGCCACCCGCTGGACCGACAACATGCAGCTCACCGGGATGCTGCACATGGCGGTGCTGCGCAGTCCCGTCGCGCACGCCCGGATCGCCGCGATCGACGTCACCGAGGCCGTGCGGATGCCCGGCGTGCTCATGGTCCTCACCGGCCAGGACGTCGCCGCCGAACAGGGCAGCCTGCCGTGCGCGTGGCCGATCACCGAGGACATGCTCGCCCCGCCCGCGCCGTCGTTGGCCGTGGACCAGGTGAACTTCGCCGGTGAGGCGGTCGCGCTGGTCGTCGCCCGGAGCGCGGCCGAGGCAGCCGACGCGCTGTCCGCGATCGACGTCGACTACGAGGACCTGCCGGTCGTGCTCGACCTGGAACGGGCCATCGCCGACGGCGCCGACCTCGTGCACCCCGACCTGGGCACGAACAAGAGCGCCACCTGGGTGTTCGACTCCGCCGAAGCGGGCACCGGGTCCGAGGTCGACCAGGCCCTCGCGGGCTCCGACGTGGTGGTCGAGCGGACGTTCCGCCAGCAGCGGCTGATCCCGGCGTTCATGGAACCGCGCTCGGTCGTGGTCGACCCGTCACCCGACTCGGTGACCATGTGGTCCGCCACCCAGGTGCCGCACATCCTGCGCTGGATGCTGTCCGCCGTGCTCGGCATCCCCGAGCAGCAGATCCGGGTCATCGCGCCCGACGTCGGCGGCGGCTTCGGCGGCAAGCTCCAGGTCACCCCCGAGGAAGTGCTGACGCTGCTCGTCGCGCGCCGGCTCGGCAAACCCGTCAAGTGGACCGAGACCCGCACCGAGTCGATGCTGTCCGCGCACCACGGCCGCGACCAGCTCCAGCGCATCACCGTCGGCGCCCGCCGCGACGGCACGGTCACCGGCCTGAAGGTGGACCTGCTCGCCGACATGGGCGCCTACCTGCGGCTCGTCACGCCGGGCGTGCCGATCCTCGGCGCGTTCATGTACAACGCGATCTACAAGTTCCCGGCCTACCGGTTCACCTGCACGAACGTGTTCACGAACAAGACGCCGACCGACGCGTACCGGGGCGCGGGGCGGCCGGAGGCGACGTTCGCGATCGAGCGGATCATGGACGAGCTGGCCGCCGAACTCGGCGTCGACCCGATGTACCTGCGCGAACGGAACTGGATCAAGCACGAGGAGTTCCCGTTCACCACGGTCGCCGGGCTCACCTACGACTCCGGCAACTACGAGGCCGCCACCGACAAGGCGAAGGAGCTGTTCGGCTACCCGGCGTTGCGCCGCGAGCAGTCCGAACGCCGCGCCAACGGCGACCCGGTGCAGCTCGGCATCGGCATCTCCACCTACACCGAGATGTGCGGGCTCGCCCCGTCACGCGTGCTCGGCGCCCTGCGCTACGCGGCGGGCGGCTGGGAGCACGCGGCCCTCCGGATGCTGCCCACCGGCAAGGTCGAGCTGATCACCGGCACGTCGCCGCACGGCCAAGGCCACGTGACGGCGTGGAGCCAGATCGTCGCCGACCGGCTCGGCGTGCCGTTCGAGGACGTCGAAGTGCTGCACGGCGACACCCGCGTCTCGCACAAGGGCATGGACAGCTACGGCTCCCGGTCGCTCGCGGTCGGCGGCGTGGCCGTCGTGCTCGCCGCCGAGAAGGTGCTGGCCAAGGCCCGCACGGTCGCCGCGCACCTGATGGAGGCCGGCGAGGGCGACATCGAGTTCACCTCGGGCAAGTTCACCGTCCGCGGCACGTCCACCGCCATGTCCCTCGGTGACGTCGTGGTCGCCGCGCACGTCGCGCACAACCTGCCCGACGGGATGGAACCCGGCCTGGACGCCGAGGCCACGTTCGACCCGGACAACTTCTCCTACCCGCACGGCACCCACCTGTGCGCCACCGAGGTCGACACGCGGACCGGCGCGGTGAAGATCCGTTCCTACGTGTGCGTGGACGACGTCGGCAAGGTGGTCAACCCGATGATCGTGGAAGGCCAGGTGCACGGCGGCCTGGCGCAGGGCATCGCCCAGGCCCTGTACGAGGAAGCGGTGCACGACGAGTTCGGCACCCTCACCACCGCCACCCTCGCCGACTACCTGCTGCCGTCCGCGGTGGACCTGCCGCACTTCACCACCGACCGCACCGAGACGCCCGCGTTGAGCAACCCGCTCGGCGTGAAGGGCGTCGGCGAGGCGGGGACCATCGCGTCCACTCCCGCCGTGGTCAACTCGATCGTGGACGCCGTGCGGCACATGGGCGTCGACGACGTGGAGATGCCGTGCACCCCGATGCGGGTGTGGAAAGCGATCCACCGCCGTGGTGACGGGGTGCCGACAACACCCGGCGCGGGCGGCGGGCTCGGTTCTCTTGACGCGCGGGGAGGTGCGGAATGATCCCGGCCGCTTTCGACTACATCGCGCCCACCACCGTGGACGAGGCGGTGCGCGCCCTCGCCGCCGGCGGTGAGGACGCCAAGGTGATGGCCGGCGGGCAGAGCCTCATCCCGGTGCTGCGGATGCGGCTGGCCGCGCCGACCCTGGTGGTCGACCTGTCCGGGCTGACCGAGCTGACCGGCGTGCACGACGACGGCGACTCGCTCCGGATCGGCGCCATGACCACGCACTACGAGGTGCAGCGCGACCCGTTGGTGCGCGAGCACGCCCGGTTGCTGTGCCTGGCCACGGACACCGTCGCCGACCCGCAGGTCCGGCACCGCGGCACGTTCGGCGGCTCGCTCGCCCACGCCGACCCGGCCGGTGACCTGCTCGCGCCCGCGTTGGCGCTGGACGCGGTGATGGTGTGCGCGGGGCCGTCCGGGACGCGGGAGGTGCCGGCGGCGCAGTTCTTCCTCGACTACTTCACCACCGCGCTCGCGCCCGACGAGCTGCTGACCCACGTGAAGGTGCCCAAGCTGACCGGTTGGGGCGCGCACTACGAGAAGTTCAACCGGGTCGCCCAGGCGTGGTCGATCGTCGCGGTCGCGGCGGCGGTGCAGGTGTCCGGCGGTCGGATCACCGCGGCGCGGGTCGGCCTGACCAACATGGCGTCCACGCCGGTTCGGGCACGTGGGGTGGAGGAGGCGCTGGTCGGGCAGGAAGCGACGGCCGAGGCGATCACCGCCGCCGCCACCCACGCGGCCGAGGGCGTCGACCCGCCCAGCGACAACAACGCCGACGCCGACTACCGGTCGCACCTGGCCCGGGTGCTCACCGAACGCGCGGTGACGGCCGCGGTGAGCGCATGAAGCTGGAACACAGGTTCACCGTTCCCGCGCCCGTGCCGGACGTGTGGGCGGCGCTGCTCGACCCGGAGAAGGTGGCGCCCTGCATGCCGGGCGCCACCCTCACCGGGGTGGACGGGCAGAAGTTCACCGGCACGGTCAAGGTCAAGCTCGGGCCGGTGACGCTGCTGTACAAGGGGACCGGCGAGTTCACGTCCGTCGACGAGCGGGTGCACGCGGCCGTGCTGAAGGCGTCCGGGAAGGACGCCAGGGGCAACGGCACCGCTTCCGCCACCGTGTCCGTGGCGCTGACCTCCACCGAAGGCGCTCCCGGCACCGAGGTGTACGTCGTCACGGACATGAACATCACCGGGCGTCCGGCCCAGCTCGGCCGGGGCCTGATCAACGACGTCAGCGGCCGGATCATCGGAGAGTTCGCGGAATGCCTGGCGACACGGCTCGCGCCGGCGGAAGCTGAACAGGTGACTACCGCGGAGACCGCCCCGCCCGCCCGGCCCAGGCTGCACGCCGTGCCGGACGAGCCGATCGACCTGCTCGACACCGCCGGTGTGCCCGTGCTCAAGCGGGTGCTGCCGGTCGTGGCCGGGCTGCTGGTGCTGGTGCTGCTGGTCCGCAGACTCCGCGGACGGCACCGCTGAACGGGCGTGGCGGGCGACCGGTCCTCGGGCTGGTCGCCTGCCTGGTCGTGCTGGCGGCCTGCACGGGGTCGCCGGTGGTGATCACCGCGCCGCGTGCGCCCGCGCCGACGACCACGTCTTCGGCGGTCCCCGAGCTGCCGTCGTTCACGCTGGCCGCGGGCGGGGACATTCTGATCCACCCGGCGTTGACCGAGCAGGCGGACCGCGACGGCGCCCGCGACTTCGTGCCGCTGCTGGAAGGCCTGCGCGAGGCGATCGCCGCCGACGTGTCGATCTGCCACCTGGAGACGCCGCTGTCCGCGCCCGGTGAGCCGACGTACGGGTACCC
This is a stretch of genomic DNA from Saccharothrix ecbatanensis. It encodes these proteins:
- a CDS encoding (2Fe-2S)-binding protein, which encodes MRITVTVDGVDYSDEVEPRTLLVHHLRERLGKTGTVVGCDTSNCGACTVHLDGHSVKSCAVLAVQADGREVTTIEGLAREGKLHPVQQAFHQNHALQCGFCTPGMIMQAIDLLADNPDPDEDEVRHGLEGNLCRCTGYQNIVRAVRDAAQQMRPGAGPEAERVDETKLVGRTPTHAGGGGE
- a CDS encoding xanthine dehydrogenase family protein molybdopterin-binding subunit; translated protein: MTATADPEAGREVGKARLRKEDARLITGATRWTDNMQLTGMLHMAVLRSPVAHARIAAIDVTEAVRMPGVLMVLTGQDVAAEQGSLPCAWPITEDMLAPPAPSLAVDQVNFAGEAVALVVARSAAEAADALSAIDVDYEDLPVVLDLERAIADGADLVHPDLGTNKSATWVFDSAEAGTGSEVDQALAGSDVVVERTFRQQRLIPAFMEPRSVVVDPSPDSVTMWSATQVPHILRWMLSAVLGIPEQQIRVIAPDVGGGFGGKLQVTPEEVLTLLVARRLGKPVKWTETRTESMLSAHHGRDQLQRITVGARRDGTVTGLKVDLLADMGAYLRLVTPGVPILGAFMYNAIYKFPAYRFTCTNVFTNKTPTDAYRGAGRPEATFAIERIMDELAAELGVDPMYLRERNWIKHEEFPFTTVAGLTYDSGNYEAATDKAKELFGYPALRREQSERRANGDPVQLGIGISTYTEMCGLAPSRVLGALRYAAGGWEHAALRMLPTGKVELITGTSPHGQGHVTAWSQIVADRLGVPFEDVEVLHGDTRVSHKGMDSYGSRSLAVGGVAVVLAAEKVLAKARTVAAHLMEAGEGDIEFTSGKFTVRGTSTAMSLGDVVVAAHVAHNLPDGMEPGLDAEATFDPDNFSYPHGTHLCATEVDTRTGAVKIRSYVCVDDVGKVVNPMIVEGQVHGGLAQGIAQALYEEAVHDEFGTLTTATLADYLLPSAVDLPHFTTDRTETPALSNPLGVKGVGEAGTIASTPAVVNSIVDAVRHMGVDDVEMPCTPMRVWKAIHRRGDGVPTTPGAGGGLGSLDARGGAE
- a CDS encoding FAD binding domain-containing protein; translation: MIPAAFDYIAPTTVDEAVRALAAGGEDAKVMAGGQSLIPVLRMRLAAPTLVVDLSGLTELTGVHDDGDSLRIGAMTTHYEVQRDPLVREHARLLCLATDTVADPQVRHRGTFGGSLAHADPAGDLLAPALALDAVMVCAGPSGTREVPAAQFFLDYFTTALAPDELLTHVKVPKLTGWGAHYEKFNRVAQAWSIVAVAAAVQVSGGRITAARVGLTNMASTPVRARGVEEALVGQEATAEAITAAATHAAEGVDPPSDNNADADYRSHLARVLTERAVTAAVSA
- a CDS encoding SRPBCC family protein yields the protein MKLEHRFTVPAPVPDVWAALLDPEKVAPCMPGATLTGVDGQKFTGTVKVKLGPVTLLYKGTGEFTSVDERVHAAVLKASGKDARGNGTASATVSVALTSTEGAPGTEVYVVTDMNITGRPAQLGRGLINDVSGRIIGEFAECLATRLAPAEAEQVTTAETAPPARPRLHAVPDEPIDLLDTAGVPVLKRVLPVVAGLLVLVLLVRRLRGRHR